In Paenibacillus kyungheensis, the following are encoded in one genomic region:
- the murI gene encoding glutamate racemase has protein sequence MKIGVFDSGIGGLTVLHEVLKVLPAEDYLFYADTQHVPYGEKPKDEVRQYIFDAVDYLAAQHIKALVIACNTATSIAVNDLRQRYDFPILGIEPAVKPAVQNSMIKHKKVLVLATTLTLREEKFQNLVRSIDTADIVESLALPGLVQLAEKRQFAEAEVQSYLQQALAGLDLNQYGTIVLGCTHFPYFREHLHHFFPEEVDIIDGGEGTARNLYRILQQRSQIGEGTGQISYVESGQIIHDPERLNNYDQLLLRLSASSIL, from the coding sequence TTGAAAATTGGAGTTTTTGACTCGGGGATTGGTGGATTAACTGTTTTACATGAAGTGCTAAAAGTATTGCCAGCAGAAGACTATCTATTTTACGCAGATACTCAACATGTGCCTTACGGTGAAAAGCCCAAAGACGAGGTGCGTCAGTATATTTTTGATGCGGTAGATTATCTGGCAGCGCAACATATCAAAGCATTGGTAATCGCTTGTAATACAGCAACCAGTATAGCGGTGAACGATCTACGTCAGCGTTATGACTTTCCTATTCTTGGGATTGAACCGGCAGTTAAGCCTGCTGTGCAGAACAGTATGATCAAGCACAAAAAAGTACTGGTCTTAGCAACAACATTAACATTACGAGAAGAAAAATTTCAAAATTTGGTACGTTCGATAGATACGGCTGATATTGTGGAAAGTTTGGCTTTGCCCGGTCTGGTACAACTAGCAGAAAAAAGACAGTTTGCAGAGGCAGAGGTACAGTCTTATTTACAACAAGCACTAGCAGGATTGGATCTCAATCAATATGGCACTATCGTATTAGGATGTACGCATTTTCCTTATTTTAGAGAACATTTGCATCATTTCTTTCCTGAAGAAGTCGATATTATTGATGGTGGAGAAGGAACTGCACGCAATCTGTACCGCATTTTGCAACAACGTTCTCAGATCGGTGAAGGAACAGGTCAGATCAGTTATGTAGAATCAGGTCAGATTATCCATGATCCTGAGCGACTCAATAACTATGATCAATTGCTGTTGAGATTATCAGCTTCTTCGATATTATGA
- a CDS encoding alpha/beta hydrolase — MTTLTYTRLINRTLEILAENSSQEAYTYITEHAHEVKGNDAQVYNFRYSLAAASGMNTEALQLLQEAILEKGYWYSSTYLLEEEDLKSLRDQDEFQKLVELCAERETLAREESTPELKILYPHDQEDHTIKQTIIALHGDQENIEIAEPYWISLLDHHYRLALPQSSQILFTDAYEWEDVEQGVEELKWHLSDIMTEDAQSPATPSLKPILGGFSAGARVALYTAIQEPTAFSGLILLAPWLPEASEWEQGLAGLQEAGVKLSIMCGEWDDDCLPGTMELIEALQEAHVDYQYIELPELDHDYPESFAQLLHESVTYIQSTEQEDEDELNPTESTDNNE, encoded by the coding sequence ATGACTACACTAACATACACACGTCTTATTAATCGAACACTTGAAATTTTGGCAGAGAATAGCAGTCAAGAAGCTTATACTTATATAACTGAACATGCTCATGAAGTGAAAGGTAACGATGCACAAGTGTATAATTTTCGTTATTCGTTAGCGGCGGCGTCAGGCATGAATACAGAAGCGTTGCAATTATTACAAGAAGCTATTTTGGAAAAAGGGTACTGGTATTCTTCAACGTATTTGCTGGAAGAAGAAGATTTGAAGTCTTTGCGTGATCAAGATGAATTTCAGAAATTAGTAGAATTATGCGCAGAACGAGAAACACTAGCACGTGAAGAGTCTACACCTGAATTGAAAATTTTGTATCCGCATGATCAAGAAGATCATACGATAAAGCAGACCATTATTGCGCTACATGGAGATCAGGAAAATATTGAGATTGCAGAACCGTACTGGATCAGTCTACTTGATCATCATTACCGGTTAGCTTTACCTCAATCTTCACAAATTCTTTTTACAGATGCATATGAATGGGAAGATGTAGAGCAAGGGGTAGAAGAGTTGAAATGGCATCTTAGTGATATTATGACCGAAGATGCGCAAAGCCCTGCTACACCGTCACTCAAGCCGATTTTAGGAGGATTTTCCGCAGGTGCAAGAGTAGCATTATATACAGCGATTCAAGAGCCTACAGCGTTCAGTGGCTTGATTCTATTAGCACCATGGTTGCCAGAAGCATCAGAATGGGAGCAAGGTCTAGCAGGGTTACAAGAAGCAGGAGTGAAGCTTTCGATTATGTGCGGAGAATGGGATGACGATTGTCTACCGGGCACAATGGAACTGATCGAAGCACTTCAAGAAGCTCATGTAGATTACCAGTATATTGAACTGCCTGAACTGGATCATGATTACCCTGAATCATTTGCTCAGTTATTGCACGAATCAGTCACTTATATTCAATCGACAGAGCAAGAAGACGAAGATGAACTGAATCCTACAGAATCTACAGACAACAATGAGTAA
- a CDS encoding SDR family NAD(P)-dependent oxidoreductase gives MNTQSKVAIITGAGSGLGQATALKLSDNGVSVVVVDISETAGQETVSMIEAKGGTALFIAADVSQAPQVEQFVEQTVATFGRIDMFFNNAGISGPGLKLADHTIEQFDQIININLRGAFYGMKYVIPEMLKTGGGSIVNTASTAGVVGVQTVGPYAASKHGIIGLTRTAAIEYGKDHIRVNAIAPGTIETPMVAEFGRQNPETMKATVDSIPSGRLGRPEEIANLVAFLLGDEAPYINGAVYSIDGAVTAQ, from the coding sequence ATGAATACACAATCCAAAGTAGCTATTATTACAGGAGCTGGAAGCGGTCTTGGTCAAGCAACCGCTCTGAAGTTAAGCGATAACGGAGTGAGTGTAGTTGTTGTCGATATCTCTGAAACTGCTGGTCAAGAAACCGTATCTATGATCGAAGCCAAAGGTGGAACAGCCCTGTTTATCGCTGCTGATGTCAGTCAAGCACCACAGGTAGAGCAGTTTGTTGAGCAAACGGTAGCTACATTTGGGCGTATAGATATGTTTTTCAATAATGCAGGCATTTCAGGCCCGGGGCTAAAGTTAGCAGATCATACGATTGAGCAATTCGATCAGATTATTAATATTAATTTGCGTGGAGCTTTTTATGGAATGAAATACGTAATTCCTGAAATGCTCAAAACAGGCGGCGGTTCGATCGTCAATACAGCTTCTACCGCAGGTGTAGTAGGCGTACAGACAGTAGGTCCTTATGCCGCTAGCAAACATGGTATCATCGGCTTAACACGTACAGCAGCGATTGAATACGGCAAAGATCATATTCGTGTTAATGCGATTGCACCGGGTACAATTGAGACACCTATGGTCGCTGAATTTGGTAGACAAAATCCAGAGACGATGAAAGCAACAGTAGACAGTATTCCTTCTGGACGTTTAGGTAGACCGGAAGAAATTGCGAATCTGGTAGCTTTCCTATTAGGTGATGAAGCTCCATATATTAACGGGGCCGTATATTCTATCGATGGTGCTGTAACCGCGCAATAA
- a CDS encoding amino acid ABC transporter ATP-binding protein, with protein MTMIEVQQLKKSFGDLEVLKGVNFTVEPGEVVAIIGPSGSGKSTMLRSLIHLEEVNSGSILFQGQALVENGKYTNASQIKKITSRMGMVFQHFNLFPHLTVQQNLELAPKAVKKESVADIRKRSEVILNKVGLLDKANVLPANLSGGQKQRVAIARALMLNPDILLFDEPTSALDPELTGEVLRVMQQLAQEKITMVVVTHEMNFARDVADRVIFMDKGEIAESGTPQQIFENPQLDRTKAFLSRVEK; from the coding sequence ATGACTATGATTGAAGTACAACAACTCAAAAAAAGTTTTGGCGACCTAGAAGTGTTAAAAGGTGTTAATTTTACAGTTGAACCTGGAGAAGTAGTTGCTATTATCGGGCCTTCTGGCTCTGGCAAAAGTACTATGTTACGCAGTCTTATTCATCTGGAAGAAGTCAACAGCGGCAGCATTCTATTTCAAGGTCAAGCATTAGTAGAGAACGGAAAATATACTAATGCAAGTCAGATCAAAAAAATAACGTCACGTATGGGAATGGTTTTTCAGCACTTTAATTTATTTCCGCATTTGACGGTGCAACAGAATTTGGAATTGGCTCCCAAAGCGGTCAAAAAAGAAAGTGTAGCTGATATTCGTAAACGTAGTGAAGTCATTTTGAATAAAGTCGGATTGCTTGATAAAGCCAATGTATTACCAGCCAATCTGTCCGGCGGGCAGAAGCAACGGGTAGCGATTGCGAGAGCATTAATGCTTAATCCTGATATTTTATTATTTGATGAACCCACTTCGGCGCTTGATCCAGAATTAACAGGTGAAGTATTGCGAGTGATGCAACAACTAGCGCAAGAAAAAATCACGATGGTTGTTGTCACACATGAGATGAATTTTGCTAGAGATGTAGCGGATCGGGTGATCTTTATGGATAAAGGCGAGATTGCTGAATCCGGTACTCCGCAACAGATTTTTGAGAATCCTCAATTAGACCGTACCAAAGCTTTTCTTAGTCGTGTAGAAAAATAA
- a CDS encoding amino acid ABC transporter permease, protein MSVDYLLQIIGPMLEGAKNTIILFLIAIVLSIPLGFGITLLANSSIKLLSWIAHTFIYITRGTPLLLQLLFFCFGLPMLPIIGDYLVFDRFVAAGLAFVLNYAAYFAEIFRGGLLSIDKGQHEAAQVLGLSKWQTMTKVIIPQMIRVALPSLANESITLVKDTALLYAVAVPELLHFAQTAVNRDFTITPFVLAGIIYLLMTLVLTLLFKGLERRFKFE, encoded by the coding sequence ATGAGTGTAGATTATTTATTACAAATCATAGGCCCGATGCTAGAGGGTGCTAAAAATACGATTATTTTATTTTTGATTGCAATCGTACTTTCGATCCCATTAGGATTTGGAATTACATTGTTAGCTAATAGCAGTATCAAATTATTATCTTGGATAGCCCATACGTTTATCTATATTACTCGTGGAACACCGCTATTGTTGCAATTACTCTTTTTCTGTTTTGGATTACCGATGTTGCCGATTATAGGTGACTATTTGGTATTTGATCGTTTTGTAGCAGCAGGGCTTGCTTTTGTATTGAATTATGCGGCTTATTTTGCAGAGATTTTTAGAGGTGGATTATTGTCGATTGATAAAGGGCAACATGAAGCTGCACAGGTACTTGGACTTAGCAAATGGCAAACGATGACCAAAGTTATTATCCCGCAAATGATTCGGGTAGCATTACCTTCACTGGCAAATGAGTCAATTACGCTGGTAAAAGATACTGCATTATTGTATGCGGTAGCTGTACCGGAATTGCTTCACTTTGCACAAACAGCTGTCAATCGTGATTTTACAATTACCCCGTTTGTCTTGGCTGGTATTATTTATCTATTAATGACATTAGTATTGACGTTGCTGTTCAAAGGATTGGAACGTCGATTTAAATTTGAATAA
- a CDS encoding amino acid ABC transporter substrate-binding protein, with protein MKQRKIGGWILLFSVVLLVLAGCSSGTNKDDNKLVIGIDDKFAPMGFRDEQNNIVGFDIDYAKAAAAKMGKQVEFQPIDWSAKESELNSGRIDLIWNGYTITDERKQKVLFTKPYLANSQVVAVLANSPITTFNDLAGKTVGLQSLSSASDALEANPIKAQLKEVSEFPDNVLALSDLKNGRLDAVVIDEVVARYYMSKEPNTFKLLDESLSPEEYGIGVKQGNEELLNSLQKALDELNSDGTAAKISTTWFGEDKVLK; from the coding sequence ATGAAACAGAGAAAAATAGGAGGATGGATATTACTTTTTAGTGTTGTTTTATTGGTATTGGCAGGATGTTCTAGTGGTACTAACAAGGACGACAATAAGTTAGTAATCGGCATCGATGACAAATTTGCACCTATGGGATTTCGTGATGAACAAAATAATATTGTTGGTTTTGATATTGATTATGCCAAAGCCGCAGCCGCTAAAATGGGTAAACAAGTTGAGTTTCAGCCGATAGATTGGTCTGCCAAAGAATCTGAATTAAACAGTGGACGGATTGATCTGATCTGGAACGGATATACGATCACAGATGAGCGTAAGCAAAAGGTACTATTTACCAAACCTTATCTAGCGAATAGTCAGGTGGTGGCAGTGCTTGCTAACTCACCGATTACTACGTTTAATGATCTAGCTGGCAAAACTGTAGGATTACAATCACTATCTTCCGCTTCAGATGCGTTGGAAGCAAACCCGATCAAAGCACAACTTAAAGAAGTAAGCGAGTTTCCAGATAATGTACTGGCATTGAGCGATTTGAAAAATGGTCGTCTGGATGCTGTCGTGATTGATGAAGTAGTTGCTCGTTATTATATGTCTAAAGAGCCGAATACTTTTAAATTACTGGATGAATCGTTATCTCCTGAAGAATACGGTATCGGTGTAAAGCAAGGTAATGAAGAATTGCTTAACAGCTTGCAAAAAGCGCTGGATGAATTGAATAGCGATGGTACCGCAGCCAAAATTTCAACAACATGGTTTGGCGAAGATAAAGTTCTAAAATAA
- a CDS encoding Ig-like domain-containing protein, whose amino-acid sequence MTHTAKMAKWMLALVIVASTLFPAGVFAADSSAVSLKFSDDNALTLSLDDDATDLTVSTVDGSGNTEDVSDDAKWTSSASTVATVKAGTITPVGTGTTTITAKYGDLSATKKVTVTSPYTALKISPEVAANVTIGQPYTFKATATKTDGSSEDVTSSVTWSTYSAAVATVSLGTVKGIKQGTTTITARYAGLADTQTIYVRSSFQGLMLTPEEDQVMFIGDTPKQIKAEVADATRVPTDVTNDVKWTSSNAINVTADNGLLTPWVEGTSTIKAEYEDYTKSFKVTVYKTMKKVEASVDSIDLVTGDSATLPKVTGTAVDGTTVDLSKLVEWSAGDGSIASVTSTKVEAESEGNVNLVGTIGDLKVTVPVSVQTKLLVLTPDVTTLSIVVGETASLPKVEAMTVEGSTVDVSNDIDWTSSSESLLLTGSKAKALLNGKATLKGTYLNKTVKVAVTMEPKIKSITVTPDVVELNIKKSKTIKAVGIYAATGKSVTLSTKMNWVSSNPSVATVKGSSVKALNLGTTTLTGSYQGLTLTVKVNVTAKLKKLTFSEKALKLTVGDAKSVQIVAEYDTGTKVDVTKEATWTSTKANIATVTEGKITALAKGTTTIKVEYGDKKLSTTVNVKEVVPAKQ is encoded by the coding sequence ATGACACATACTGCCAAAATGGCAAAATGGATGCTTGCACTTGTTATCGTAGCGAGTACACTATTTCCAGCCGGAGTTTTCGCAGCAGACAGCAGTGCGGTATCACTCAAATTTTCAGACGACAATGCTTTAACTCTATCTCTAGATGATGATGCTACCGACTTAACAGTATCCACAGTAGACGGTTCAGGCAATACAGAAGATGTATCTGATGATGCAAAATGGACTTCTTCTGCATCTACAGTAGCTACTGTCAAAGCAGGAACAATTACACCCGTTGGCACAGGTACAACAACAATCACTGCTAAATATGGCGATCTATCTGCTACTAAAAAAGTAACAGTGACTTCACCTTATACAGCATTAAAAATTTCGCCAGAAGTAGCAGCAAATGTAACGATCGGACAGCCTTATACATTCAAAGCAACAGCTACCAAAACAGACGGTAGTTCAGAAGATGTAACTTCTTCAGTAACATGGTCTACATACAGTGCAGCAGTAGCCACTGTATCTCTGGGTACGGTAAAAGGAATCAAACAAGGTACAACAACAATTACAGCTAGATATGCAGGACTTGCAGATACACAAACGATTTATGTACGTTCTTCTTTCCAGGGTCTAATGTTAACACCTGAAGAAGATCAAGTAATGTTTATCGGTGATACTCCAAAACAAATCAAAGCAGAAGTAGCAGATGCCACTCGCGTTCCTACGGATGTAACGAATGATGTGAAATGGACTTCATCTAATGCAATCAATGTAACAGCAGACAATGGTTTGCTAACTCCATGGGTAGAAGGTACTTCTACAATCAAAGCAGAATATGAAGATTATACAAAGAGCTTCAAAGTGACTGTCTACAAAACAATGAAAAAAGTAGAAGCTAGTGTAGATTCAATTGATTTGGTTACAGGAGATAGTGCTACACTTCCTAAAGTAACAGGAACAGCAGTAGATGGAACAACTGTAGATTTGTCTAAGCTTGTAGAATGGAGTGCAGGTGACGGAAGTATTGCTTCAGTCACAAGTACAAAAGTAGAAGCTGAAAGCGAAGGTAACGTTAATCTAGTGGGTACAATTGGTGATCTTAAAGTAACTGTACCGGTATCGGTTCAGACCAAATTGCTTGTATTGACACCAGACGTAACAACATTAAGTATTGTAGTTGGTGAAACTGCAAGCTTGCCTAAAGTAGAAGCAATGACAGTAGAAGGTTCTACCGTTGATGTAAGCAATGATATCGATTGGACGTCTTCTTCTGAAAGCTTATTGTTAACAGGTTCCAAAGCAAAAGCTTTATTAAACGGTAAAGCAACGCTTAAAGGAACATACCTTAACAAAACAGTTAAAGTTGCGGTAACGATGGAACCAAAAATTAAATCAATCACTGTTACACCAGATGTGGTTGAGTTGAATATCAAAAAGAGCAAAACTATTAAAGCAGTAGGCATCTATGCTGCAACAGGTAAATCGGTAACATTATCTACTAAAATGAATTGGGTTTCTTCGAATCCTTCTGTAGCGACTGTTAAAGGATCAAGTGTTAAAGCATTGAATCTAGGAACAACAACGTTAACAGGTTCGTATCAAGGATTAACATTGACAGTTAAAGTGAATGTAACTGCGAAGTTGAAAAAATTAACGTTCTCTGAAAAAGCGTTGAAATTGACTGTAGGCGATGCTAAATCTGTTCAAATCGTAGCTGAATACGATACAGGTACCAAAGTCGATGTTACGAAAGAAGCAACATGGACAAGTACTAAAGCAAATATCGCTACAGTAACAGAAGGTAAAATTACAGCACTTGCTAAAGGAACAACTACGATTAAAGTAGAATATGGCGATAAAAAGCTATCAACTACAGTAAATGTAAAAGAAGTTGTACCAGCCAAACAATAA
- a CDS encoding uracil-DNA glycosylase: MFGNDWDEVLKDEMEKPYFQQLMTWLDQEYEEAVVYPPRDLLFQAFRLTPYAEVKAVILGQDPYHGAGQAEGLSFSVMPGVRVPPSLRNIYIELKEDLNIPTPNHGSLVQWGKEGVLLLNTALTVRESKPASHRGKGWEQFTDAVIHALNDRSEPMVFLLWGNHAAEKESFIDQERHLIIRSAHPSPFAARKGFFGSKPFSRTNEFLEQHGERPIDWHIPNIT, from the coding sequence ATGTTCGGTAATGATTGGGATGAAGTGCTCAAAGATGAAATGGAGAAACCTTATTTTCAACAGCTAATGACATGGTTAGACCAAGAATATGAAGAAGCTGTAGTCTATCCGCCACGTGATTTACTTTTTCAAGCGTTCCGATTAACACCATATGCTGAGGTGAAAGCTGTAATTTTGGGACAAGATCCTTATCATGGAGCAGGGCAAGCAGAAGGATTAAGCTTTTCGGTGATGCCAGGGGTACGAGTACCGCCATCGTTACGTAATATCTACATAGAGTTAAAAGAAGATCTAAATATACCGACACCGAATCATGGTTCGCTTGTACAATGGGGCAAAGAAGGTGTTCTTTTGCTCAATACCGCATTAACAGTCAGAGAATCCAAGCCTGCTTCACATCGAGGTAAAGGATGGGAACAATTCACCGATGCAGTAATTCATGCGTTGAATGATCGCTCAGAACCGATGGTGTTTTTATTATGGGGCAATCATGCCGCTGAAAAAGAATCTTTTATCGATCAAGAGCGTCATTTGATTATTCGGTCAGCTCACCCCAGCCCATTTGCAGCTCGCAAAGGATTTTTTGGAAGCAAACCTTTTTCACGTACAAATGAATTTTTAGAGCAACATGGAGAACGTCCGATCGACTGGCATATTCCAAATATCACATAA
- a CDS encoding glycoside hydrolase family 2 protein codes for MYTSDREYSLSQMTWELKGFWPWVPVKGTSMEIGNELLGVTEWMPATVPGGVHYDLYRAGWIENPYQDMNSLQCEWVENRWWVYRTCFEWKDIYPQTDTVATELICQGLDYEALIYWNGQYLGEHIGMYEPAVFDITEQLQQSECVELLIVLKHPPDEMGQIGKTSATFTQKSRFNYKWDFSTRLINIGIWDDIVLKSYQHCSLQDIQVKTDLNEQHQGVIQIGGEIQPHGKSKGKKSTLVQVAIFDPAGNAVVQLEQSFIKNESTFTMQSLIDSPQLWYPNGYGDQPLYKVKITLLQHNTICDVYTCRVGIRQLEYVSNEGSPTDALPYTVKINGRKIYIRGANITPLDHLYGNVTAHRYEWLIHLAKEANMNMLRIWGGGIIEKSILYELCDMHGIMIWQEFIQSSSGIDNTPSQRPEFLDLLQRNAISALKRRRNHTSLTIWSGGNELMSAPNIPSTYDDHNLALLQQLVQQYDPQRMFLPTSASGPVQYITHEKGVSHDVHGHWKYEGNPQHYVLYGEADHLFHSEFGVDGLSHVRSLHKFLSQSYRQPTSMEDSLVWRHHGEWWDTYSRDIELFGSLDTLESFVDCSQWIQAEGLRFILDSNRSRQFNNSGSLVWQLNEPWPNVTCTNLIDYYNEAKMAYYWVKEAYAPFRASIDYRSLHYVIGETVEFPLRVVSNHASREFTINMQLLDSKGQMLQHHSIVGTTNIDHVITPTIFCCEIPQTADQLFYIRLQSVCGDQSIADNMYPFSTRQQSIYAPTLDQANVDLAVEAHHDWTHSSLSGYHHTSFWKREYTVTNQGNTVALHIYPYESTDRFWMTASEGYFTLFPGESKQIVVTCCDQAAELFPADRSILYTAKDDKNEQTSQPEIAFASFQQHAIRSDIERSLNM; via the coding sequence ATGTATACATCTGATCGTGAATATTCGTTAAGCCAGATGACATGGGAACTGAAAGGATTCTGGCCATGGGTTCCGGTCAAAGGCACAAGTATGGAAATTGGGAACGAATTGCTAGGAGTTACAGAATGGATGCCAGCGACTGTGCCGGGAGGTGTTCATTATGATCTATACCGGGCAGGATGGATAGAAAATCCGTATCAAGATATGAATAGTCTGCAATGTGAATGGGTGGAGAATCGCTGGTGGGTGTATCGGACTTGTTTTGAATGGAAAGATATTTATCCTCAGACAGATACAGTAGCTACCGAATTAATCTGTCAGGGATTAGATTATGAAGCACTCATTTACTGGAATGGACAATACCTCGGTGAACATATCGGAATGTACGAACCTGCGGTATTCGATATTACAGAGCAACTGCAACAAAGTGAATGTGTTGAACTGTTGATTGTACTCAAGCATCCACCGGATGAAATGGGGCAAATCGGCAAAACGTCAGCAACATTTACGCAGAAAAGTCGATTCAACTACAAGTGGGACTTTTCTACACGTCTGATTAATATTGGCATTTGGGATGATATCGTGCTCAAATCCTATCAACATTGTTCTTTACAGGATATTCAAGTAAAGACTGATCTAAACGAACAACATCAAGGAGTTATTCAGATCGGTGGAGAGATCCAGCCACATGGGAAAAGTAAAGGTAAAAAGTCTACGCTAGTACAAGTGGCTATTTTTGATCCGGCAGGAAATGCTGTTGTTCAATTAGAACAATCATTTATAAAGAATGAGTCTACATTTACTATGCAAAGTCTAATAGATTCTCCGCAATTATGGTATCCCAACGGATATGGAGATCAGCCACTATATAAGGTAAAGATTACATTGCTTCAGCACAATACCATATGTGATGTGTATACATGTCGTGTAGGAATACGGCAATTGGAATATGTATCTAATGAAGGAAGTCCAACCGATGCGTTGCCTTATACTGTCAAAATCAACGGACGTAAAATCTATATCCGTGGAGCAAATATCACTCCGCTCGATCATTTATATGGAAATGTAACCGCTCATCGTTATGAATGGCTGATTCATCTTGCCAAAGAAGCAAATATGAATATGCTGCGTATATGGGGTGGCGGTATTATCGAAAAAAGTATTTTATACGAGCTATGTGATATGCACGGTATTATGATCTGGCAAGAATTTATTCAATCAAGTTCAGGGATCGATAATACACCTTCACAACGTCCTGAATTTTTGGATTTATTACAACGCAATGCAATCTCAGCGCTCAAGCGTCGTCGTAATCATACTAGCCTTACGATCTGGAGCGGTGGCAATGAATTAATGAGTGCACCTAATATTCCTTCCACGTATGATGATCATAATCTAGCATTGCTTCAGCAACTGGTACAGCAGTATGATCCACAGCGAATGTTTTTGCCAACATCTGCTTCAGGGCCTGTACAATATATCACCCATGAAAAAGGGGTCAGCCATGATGTACATGGTCACTGGAAATACGAAGGTAATCCTCAGCATTATGTGTTGTACGGTGAAGCAGATCATTTATTTCATAGTGAGTTCGGTGTAGATGGACTAAGTCATGTTCGCAGTCTACATAAATTTTTAAGTCAATCTTACCGACAACCAACTTCGATGGAAGATAGTCTGGTCTGGCGACATCATGGAGAATGGTGGGATACGTATAGCCGGGACATCGAGTTATTCGGTTCGCTTGATACTTTGGAATCATTTGTAGATTGTAGTCAATGGATTCAAGCCGAAGGGTTACGCTTTATTTTGGATTCTAATCGAAGCCGTCAATTTAACAATAGTGGCAGTCTGGTCTGGCAATTAAATGAACCATGGCCGAATGTCACCTGTACCAATCTAATTGATTATTATAATGAAGCAAAAATGGCTTATTATTGGGTGAAAGAAGCTTATGCTCCTTTTCGAGCAAGTATCGATTATCGCAGTCTGCATTATGTTATTGGTGAGACGGTGGAGTTTCCGTTACGTGTTGTAAGTAATCATGCATCCAGAGAATTCACTATCAATATGCAACTATTAGACAGTAAAGGTCAGATGTTACAACATCATTCTATTGTCGGGACAACTAATATCGATCATGTTATTACTCCTACGATATTCTGTTGTGAGATTCCACAGACCGCAGATCAGTTATTTTATATTCGTTTGCAATCAGTATGCGGAGATCAGTCTATTGCGGATAATATGTATCCTTTTTCAACCAGGCAACAGTCGATCTATGCCCCTACGCTTGATCAAGCAAATGTTGACTTAGCAGTAGAAGCTCATCATGATTGGACTCATTCTTCTTTATCAGGATATCATCATACGTCATTTTGGAAACGGGAATACACAGTGACCAATCAAGGCAATACAGTGGCTTTGCATATTTATCCGTATGAATCTACAGACCGATTTTGGATGACAGCAAGCGAAGGGTACTTTACGTTGTTTCCCGGTGAGTCTAAACAAATAGTAGTGACTTGTTGCGATCAAGCCGCAGAACTATTTCCAGCAGATCGGTCGATATTATATACCGCTAAGGATGACAAGAACGAGCAGACATCACAACCTGAAATAGCTTTTGCATCCTTTCAACAACACGCTATCAGAAGCGATATAGAGCGATCATTGAATATGTAG